One Streptomyces sp. R28 DNA window includes the following coding sequences:
- a CDS encoding D-alanyl-D-alanine carboxypeptidase family protein, with the protein MITAIKGFRVRRAAAVAVTTGAVLVTGALTAAPAQAVTTPSITAKGGFLMNSATGTTLFTKAADTKRLTASTTKIMTAKVVLSQSNLNLDTKVTIKREVSNYIVSKGASSANLIVGDKVTVRQLLYGMMLKSGCDAAMSLADKFGTGTTVNARVKSFIGKMNTMAKNLGMTNTHFDSFDGISNGSNYSTPRDLTKLARSAMKSSTFKTVVKTKSYTAKTITSSGSTRTMAAWNNTNTLLGWNGTLGVKTGSGTEAKYCLVFAATLNGESVMGTVLTAPDEASRTTDVKKLINYGYAKIS; encoded by the coding sequence TCACCGCGGCACCCGCGCAGGCTGTGACGACGCCCAGCATCACCGCCAAGGGCGGGTTCCTGATGAACAGCGCCACCGGCACGACCCTGTTCACCAAGGCCGCTGACACCAAGAGGCTCACCGCCTCCACCACGAAGATCATGACCGCCAAGGTCGTGCTCTCGCAGTCGAACCTGAACCTGGACACCAAGGTCACGATAAAGAGGGAGGTCAGCAACTACATCGTCTCCAAGGGCGCCTCGTCGGCCAACCTGATCGTCGGTGACAAGGTCACCGTCCGTCAGCTGCTGTACGGGATGATGCTCAAGTCGGGCTGCGACGCCGCGATGTCCCTGGCCGACAAGTTCGGTACCGGCACGACGGTCAACGCGCGGGTGAAGTCGTTCATCGGCAAGATGAACACCATGGCCAAGAACCTGGGCATGACGAACACGCACTTCGACTCGTTCGACGGCATCAGCAACGGCTCCAACTACTCGACTCCGCGCGACCTGACGAAGCTCGCCCGGAGCGCGATGAAGAGCTCGACCTTCAAGACCGTCGTGAAGACCAAGTCGTACACGGCGAAGACGATCACGAGCAGCGGCTCCACCCGCACCATGGCGGCGTGGAACAACACCAACACCCTGCTCGGCTGGAACGGCACGCTCGGCGTGAAGACGGGCTCCGGCACCGAGGCCAAGTACTGCCTCGTCTTCGCCGCCACGCTCAACGGGGAGTCGGTGATGGGCACCGTCCTCACCGCTCCCGATGAGGCCAGCCGCACGACGGACGTGAAGAAGCTCATCAACTACGGCTACGCCAAGATCAGCTGA